In Lineus longissimus chromosome 9, tnLinLong1.2, whole genome shotgun sequence, one genomic interval encodes:
- the LOC135493368 gene encoding protein Red-like, translating into MPERGADTEVFSNPLPPSDLVHNTSAEDQDDLHPLTNDDFRKLMMTPRVPGMGSGAAASATASATAGSTSATPAAPAARIVTKPTGSTEPEEEDDAATRRRKKKSYYAKLKKLEEEREKELAAKYRDRARERRDGNNKDYEQPEMISTTADYRAVAPDAKSGEGLAERRKQLIQESKYLGGDMEHTHLVKGLDFALLEKVRAEITSKETFDVEVEETIKKKEKEEVPEEQVEFRTKMARNIFRTIFKTKAPERNELFLPRRMAYVVDLEDDYGDSEIPTTLIRSKADCPSLESTTTLTTNDIVINKLTQILSYLRQGRRDRKRAKKDKGKKEDERKEKLAGHDDLIYGDIGDYIPSYGREKDRKKDDRDRERDRRDRDRDQGRDRRDYRDRDRDRHRGRDRDRERDQDFGRERGRRDRDRERDMDRRERKNYFEKPIDEDDVRDKGAQSAKDLVKSINEKFSKGWAPADMEREAQFKEEDAEKKPKPEKERLKKLQKKMVIDSYAECYPGMMESADAIGDSDDEVDYTKMDMGNKKGPVGRWDFDTQEEYSDYMSNKEALPKAAFQYGVKMADGRKTRRAGPKDEKAELDREWQKIQNIIQKRKHTGTTGGPSSTKYPKY; encoded by the exons ATGCCAGAGC GTGGCGCTGATACTGAGGTTTTCTCAAATCCTCTACCACCATCTGATCTCGTCCATAATACCTCCGCTGAAGACCAGGATGACCT GCATCCACTAACCAATGATGACTTCAGGAAGTTGATGATGACTCCCCGGGTTCCTGGGATGGGATCTGGGGCAGCAGCATCAGCAACAGCCAGTGCCACAGCTGGGAGCACTTCAGCCACTCCAGCAGCACCAGCTGCAAGGATAGTGACTAAACC TACTGGTTCCACAGAGCCAGAAGAAGAGGACGATGCAGCCACAAGGCGACGTAAGAAGAAGAGTTATTATGCTAAGCTGAAAAAGCTTGAGGAAGAGAGAGAGAAGGAGTTGGCTGCAAAATATAGAGACAGG GCCCGTGAGAGAAGAGATGGAAACAACAAAGATTATGAACAGCCTGAAATGATCAGCACTACAGCTGACTACAGAGCTGTGGCCCCTGATGCTAAATC GGGCGAGGGTCTGGCAGAGAGAAGGAAACAGCTAATCCAGGAGTCCAAGTATCTTGGTGGCGACATGGAGCACACGCATTTAGTGAAAGGTCTCGACTTTGCCTTGTTGGAAAAGGTCCGGGCTGAGATCACATCAAAGGAAACGTTCGATGTCGAGGTGGAAGAAACTatcaagaaaaaggaaaaggaagaagtgccTGAAGAACAGGTAGAATTCCGGACAAAAATGGCCCGGAATATTTTCAGGACTATTTTCAAGACAAAGGCGCCTGAGAGAAATGAACTTTTTCTGCCAAGACGGATGGCGTATGTTGTCGATCTGGAAGATGATTACGGAGACTCAGAGATTCCTACAACATTGATAAGGAGTAAAGCCGATTGTCCAAGTCTTGAG TCCACGACCACCTTGACAACAAATGACATTGTCATCAACAAACTGACACAGATCTTGTCCTATCTGCGACAAGGTCGACGAGATAGAAAGAGGGCAAAGAAAGACAAAGGCAAGAAAGAAGATGAGCGGAAGGAGAAATTAGCTGGTCATGATGATTT GATCTATGGCGATATCGGTGACTACATCCCATCATATGGACGGGAAAAAGACCGCAAGAAAGACGATCGAGATCGTGAGAGGGACAGGCGAGATAGGGACAGGGATCAAGGTAGAGATCGACGGGATTATCGGGATCGAGACAGGGACAGGCATCGTGGCAGAGACAGGGATCGCGAGAGGGACCAGGATTTTGGACGGGAACGCGGGAGGAGGGATCGTGATAGGGAACGAGATATGGATCGGCGGGAAAGGAAGAACTATTTTGAGAAGCCGATAGATGAGGATGATGTACGAGACAAGGGGGCACAGTCTGCCAAGGATCTTGTCAAGTCTATCAATGAAAAGTTTTCCAAG GGCTGGGCTCCAGCTGATATGGAACGTGAGGCTCAATTTAAGGAAGAGGATGCAGAGAAAAAACC TAAACCAGAAAAAGAGCGCCTGAAGAAACTGCAGAAGAAAATGGTCATCGACAGTTATGCCGAGTGCTACCCTGG CATGATGGAGTCAGCCGATGCAATTGgtgactctgatgatgaggTCGATTACACCAAGATGGACATGGGAAACAAGAAAGGTCCAGTTGGGAGGTGGGATTTTGATACACAGGAAGAATACAGTGATTACATGTCAAATAAAGAGGCCCTGCCAAA AGCTGCTTTCCAATATGGTGTCAAAATGGCTGATGGACGTAAGACAAGACGTGCTGGTCCAAAAGATGAAAAAGCCGAGCTTGACCGTGAATGGCAGAAAATACAGAACATTATTCAAAAGAGAAAACATACGGGTACCACTGGAGGACCTTCAAGCACAAAGTATCCCAAGTACTGA
- the LOC135493491 gene encoding allene oxide synthase-lipoxygenase protein-like isoform X2, producing the protein MGNVLSCTGTARAEYVVYVRTGDKKRAGTDANVKFQMHDSDNRSTPPQDLDVLFKDDFERGETDVFPLRNVNKIGPIQAVEFWRDNTGVSPNWFVEKIVVEDRKRHTFYFFPVHRWIKEDRHYIIQRLDTSLPQYDEHSEQRHLELKEMQALYEYEEKFPGAPVQIKELPEDEYFSEDHKEEIWWDLTKQKTKLIIEKKLIELSSSGERWSTLDDLHNLYKKYKDLETPAGIHQWSNDTRFGAQRLCGTNPVLIKLCKKIPENFDVSADSLKLFLEGWSLEQIIEARRLFIVDLKILEGIPHKDNTVLCAPLALFFLTMDKTLRPISIQLFQKSGPDNPVFTPSDPPYTWLIAKMWYNNADAVYHQALTHLGFTHLLMEGVDICTHRHLSPSHPMFKLLAPHFLYLLAINTRGLETLISPDGWVDKTMTVGRQGLLKLIAKGCSEWRMDVNGDFYKELESRGVHNPTVLANYHYRDDASLLHIAISNYVRKIVKLYYGADETATAEEKIVEDTELQAWGAELARDKKAGGAGIKGVPGNGKFRKPEQLIQVFTGIIFTCSVSHAAANFSQYDEYAFQPNYPAFLYGAPPKTKAPKLEEDIIKILPDKAHTLDIMIVTKLLSTRGTNPLGDFEVMYMYDPKALRIVDDFKEELKKVSQTIKQRNQDRQFGYCILDPSKVPNSISI; encoded by the exons ATGGGTAACGTCCTGTCTTGTACTGGTACTGCTCGTGCGGAATATGTTGTATATGTTAGAACTGGTGATAAGAAACGGGCAGGAACTGATGCGAATGTGAAGTTCCAAATGCATGATTCTGACAACAGATCCACGCCTCCCCAAGACTTGGATGTCCTTTTCAAGGATGATTTCGAGAGGGGGGAAACCGATGTTTTCCCACTTAGAAACGTAAACAAGATCGGGCCGATTCAGGCGGTTGAATTCTGGAGAGACAATACTGGTGTGTCTCCAAATTGGTTTGTGGAAAAAATTGTTGTGGAGGACCGAAAGAGACACACGTTCTATTTTTTTCCTGTTCATCGTTGGATCAAGGAAGATCGTCATTACATCATTCAGCGCCTTGATACGTCTCTTCCCCAGTACGATGAACACAGTGAACAGAGACATTTGGAGCTGAAAGAAATGCAAGCATTGTATGAATATGAAGAGAAATTTCCTGGTGCTCCAGTTCAG ATCAAAGAACTTCCAGAGGATGAATACTTTTCTGAAGATCATAAG GAAGAGATATGG TGGGACCTGACAAAACAGAAGACAAAGCTGATCATAGAGAAGAAACTGATTGAGCTCTCATCGTCTGGAGAGAGATGGTCGACATTGGATGACCTCCATAATCTGTATAAGAAATACAAAGACTTGGAAACGCCTGCA GGCATCCACCAATGGAGCAATGATACCAGATTTGGAGCTCAGAGGCTTTGTGGGACGAATCCTGTTCTTATCAAACTCTGCAAGAAGATTCCTGAGAA CTTCGATGTCTCGGCAGACTCCCTGAAGCTGTTCCTGGAAGGATGGTCTTTGGAGCAAATCATAGAAGCGAGGAGGTTGTTCATTGTCGACCTTAAGATTCTGGAGGGAATTCCACACAAAGATAACACAGTG CTCTGTGCTCCGTTAGCCCTCTTCTTCCTGACAATGGACAAAACACTGCGCCCGATTTCAATACAGCTCTTTCAGAAGAGTGGGCCTGATAATCCA GTATTTACCCCATCCGACCCACCATACACCTGGTTGATTGCCAAGATGTGGTACAACAACGCAGATGCTGTCTACCACCAGGCACTCACACACTTAG GTTTCACCCACCTTCTCATGGAGGGCGTGGATATTTGTACACATCGACATTTGTCTCCGTCCCATCCGATGTTCAAACTGCTGGCCCCACACTTCCTCTACCTGCTTGCCATTAATAC GAGGGGTCTTGAAACCCTGATAAGTCCAGACGGTTGGGTGGACAAAACCATGACTGTTGGGAGACAAGGCTTGCTAAAACTGATAGCCAAAGG ATGCAGTGAATGGAGAATGGATGTGAATGGTGATTTTTATAAGGAGCTGGAGAGTAGAGGT GTACACAACCCAACAGTACTAGCCAACTACCACTACAGAGATGATGCAAGTCTACTTCATATCGCAATATCAAACTATGTCAGGAAGATTGTTAAACTGTACTACGGTGCCG ACGAAACAGCCACAGCAGAAGAGAAAATTGTCGAGGATACTGAGTTGCAGGCCTGGGGTGCGGAACTAGCCAGAGATAAAAAGGCAGGAGGCGCTGGAATAAAG GGCGTCCCAGGTAATGGCAAATTCCGTAAACCAGAGCAGCTGATCCAGGTGTTCACGGGCATCATCTTTACCTGTAGCGTCTCCCATGCTGCCGCCAACTTCTCACAGTACGACGAGTATGCGTTCCAGCCTAATTACCCAGCATTCTTGTATGGAGCACCGCCAAAGACAAAG GCTCCTAAACTGGAGGAGGACATCATCAAGATACTACCTGACAAGGCCCACACTTTAGACATCATGATCGTGACCAAACTGCTCAGTACAAGAGGCACCAACCCATTGGGTGACTTTgaggtcatgtacatgtatgatcctAAAGCGCTGAGGATTGTTGACGA CTTTAAGGAAGAACTGAAGAAAGTGAGTCAGACAATAAAACAAAGGAATCAAGACCGCCAGTTCGGGTACTGCATTTTAGATCCCAGTAAAGTGCCCAATTCCATCAGCATTTga
- the LOC135493491 gene encoding allene oxide synthase-lipoxygenase protein-like isoform X1 yields MGNVLSCTGTARAEYVVYVRTGDKKRAGTDANVKFQMHDSDNRSTPPQDLDVLFKDDFERGETDVFPLRNVNKIGPIQAVEFWRDNTGVSPNWFVEKIVVEDRKRHTFYFFPVHRWIKEDRHYIIQRLDTSLPQYDEHSEQRHLELKEMQALYEYEEKFPGAPVQIKELPEDEYFSEDHKNGGQVERNYQGKDIPSWDLTKQKTKLIIEKKLIELSSSGERWSTLDDLHNLYKKYKDLETPAGIHQWSNDTRFGAQRLCGTNPVLIKLCKKIPENFDVSADSLKLFLEGWSLEQIIEARRLFIVDLKILEGIPHKDNTVLCAPLALFFLTMDKTLRPISIQLFQKSGPDNPVFTPSDPPYTWLIAKMWYNNADAVYHQALTHLGFTHLLMEGVDICTHRHLSPSHPMFKLLAPHFLYLLAINTRGLETLISPDGWVDKTMTVGRQGLLKLIAKGCSEWRMDVNGDFYKELESRGVHNPTVLANYHYRDDASLLHIAISNYVRKIVKLYYGADETATAEEKIVEDTELQAWGAELARDKKAGGAGIKGVPGNGKFRKPEQLIQVFTGIIFTCSVSHAAANFSQYDEYAFQPNYPAFLYGAPPKTKAPKLEEDIIKILPDKAHTLDIMIVTKLLSTRGTNPLGDFEVMYMYDPKALRIVDDFKEELKKVSQTIKQRNQDRQFGYCILDPSKVPNSISI; encoded by the exons ATGGGTAACGTCCTGTCTTGTACTGGTACTGCTCGTGCGGAATATGTTGTATATGTTAGAACTGGTGATAAGAAACGGGCAGGAACTGATGCGAATGTGAAGTTCCAAATGCATGATTCTGACAACAGATCCACGCCTCCCCAAGACTTGGATGTCCTTTTCAAGGATGATTTCGAGAGGGGGGAAACCGATGTTTTCCCACTTAGAAACGTAAACAAGATCGGGCCGATTCAGGCGGTTGAATTCTGGAGAGACAATACTGGTGTGTCTCCAAATTGGTTTGTGGAAAAAATTGTTGTGGAGGACCGAAAGAGACACACGTTCTATTTTTTTCCTGTTCATCGTTGGATCAAGGAAGATCGTCATTACATCATTCAGCGCCTTGATACGTCTCTTCCCCAGTACGATGAACACAGTGAACAGAGACATTTGGAGCTGAAAGAAATGCAAGCATTGTATGAATATGAAGAGAAATTTCCTGGTGCTCCAGTTCAG ATCAAAGAACTTCCAGAGGATGAATACTTTTCTGAAGATCATAAG AATGGTGGCCAAGTAGAAAGAAACTATCAAGGAAAGGACATTCCTAGT TGGGACCTGACAAAACAGAAGACAAAGCTGATCATAGAGAAGAAACTGATTGAGCTCTCATCGTCTGGAGAGAGATGGTCGACATTGGATGACCTCCATAATCTGTATAAGAAATACAAAGACTTGGAAACGCCTGCA GGCATCCACCAATGGAGCAATGATACCAGATTTGGAGCTCAGAGGCTTTGTGGGACGAATCCTGTTCTTATCAAACTCTGCAAGAAGATTCCTGAGAA CTTCGATGTCTCGGCAGACTCCCTGAAGCTGTTCCTGGAAGGATGGTCTTTGGAGCAAATCATAGAAGCGAGGAGGTTGTTCATTGTCGACCTTAAGATTCTGGAGGGAATTCCACACAAAGATAACACAGTG CTCTGTGCTCCGTTAGCCCTCTTCTTCCTGACAATGGACAAAACACTGCGCCCGATTTCAATACAGCTCTTTCAGAAGAGTGGGCCTGATAATCCA GTATTTACCCCATCCGACCCACCATACACCTGGTTGATTGCCAAGATGTGGTACAACAACGCAGATGCTGTCTACCACCAGGCACTCACACACTTAG GTTTCACCCACCTTCTCATGGAGGGCGTGGATATTTGTACACATCGACATTTGTCTCCGTCCCATCCGATGTTCAAACTGCTGGCCCCACACTTCCTCTACCTGCTTGCCATTAATAC GAGGGGTCTTGAAACCCTGATAAGTCCAGACGGTTGGGTGGACAAAACCATGACTGTTGGGAGACAAGGCTTGCTAAAACTGATAGCCAAAGG ATGCAGTGAATGGAGAATGGATGTGAATGGTGATTTTTATAAGGAGCTGGAGAGTAGAGGT GTACACAACCCAACAGTACTAGCCAACTACCACTACAGAGATGATGCAAGTCTACTTCATATCGCAATATCAAACTATGTCAGGAAGATTGTTAAACTGTACTACGGTGCCG ACGAAACAGCCACAGCAGAAGAGAAAATTGTCGAGGATACTGAGTTGCAGGCCTGGGGTGCGGAACTAGCCAGAGATAAAAAGGCAGGAGGCGCTGGAATAAAG GGCGTCCCAGGTAATGGCAAATTCCGTAAACCAGAGCAGCTGATCCAGGTGTTCACGGGCATCATCTTTACCTGTAGCGTCTCCCATGCTGCCGCCAACTTCTCACAGTACGACGAGTATGCGTTCCAGCCTAATTACCCAGCATTCTTGTATGGAGCACCGCCAAAGACAAAG GCTCCTAAACTGGAGGAGGACATCATCAAGATACTACCTGACAAGGCCCACACTTTAGACATCATGATCGTGACCAAACTGCTCAGTACAAGAGGCACCAACCCATTGGGTGACTTTgaggtcatgtacatgtatgatcctAAAGCGCTGAGGATTGTTGACGA CTTTAAGGAAGAACTGAAGAAAGTGAGTCAGACAATAAAACAAAGGAATCAAGACCGCCAGTTCGGGTACTGCATTTTAGATCCCAGTAAAGTGCCCAATTCCATCAGCATTTga
- the LOC135493491 gene encoding allene oxide synthase-lipoxygenase protein-like isoform X3, with the protein MGNVLSCTGTARAEYVVYVRTGDKKRAGTDANVKFQMHDSDNRSTPPQDLDVLFKDDFERGETDVFPLRNVNKIGPIQAVEFWRDNTGVSPNWFVEKIVVEDRKRHTFYFFPVHRWIKEDRHYIIQRLDTSLPQYDEHSEQRHLELKEMQALYEYEEKFPGAPVQIKELPEDEYFSEDHKWDLTKQKTKLIIEKKLIELSSSGERWSTLDDLHNLYKKYKDLETPAGIHQWSNDTRFGAQRLCGTNPVLIKLCKKIPENFDVSADSLKLFLEGWSLEQIIEARRLFIVDLKILEGIPHKDNTVLCAPLALFFLTMDKTLRPISIQLFQKSGPDNPVFTPSDPPYTWLIAKMWYNNADAVYHQALTHLGFTHLLMEGVDICTHRHLSPSHPMFKLLAPHFLYLLAINTRGLETLISPDGWVDKTMTVGRQGLLKLIAKGCSEWRMDVNGDFYKELESRGVHNPTVLANYHYRDDASLLHIAISNYVRKIVKLYYGADETATAEEKIVEDTELQAWGAELARDKKAGGAGIKGVPGNGKFRKPEQLIQVFTGIIFTCSVSHAAANFSQYDEYAFQPNYPAFLYGAPPKTKAPKLEEDIIKILPDKAHTLDIMIVTKLLSTRGTNPLGDFEVMYMYDPKALRIVDDFKEELKKVSQTIKQRNQDRQFGYCILDPSKVPNSISI; encoded by the exons ATGGGTAACGTCCTGTCTTGTACTGGTACTGCTCGTGCGGAATATGTTGTATATGTTAGAACTGGTGATAAGAAACGGGCAGGAACTGATGCGAATGTGAAGTTCCAAATGCATGATTCTGACAACAGATCCACGCCTCCCCAAGACTTGGATGTCCTTTTCAAGGATGATTTCGAGAGGGGGGAAACCGATGTTTTCCCACTTAGAAACGTAAACAAGATCGGGCCGATTCAGGCGGTTGAATTCTGGAGAGACAATACTGGTGTGTCTCCAAATTGGTTTGTGGAAAAAATTGTTGTGGAGGACCGAAAGAGACACACGTTCTATTTTTTTCCTGTTCATCGTTGGATCAAGGAAGATCGTCATTACATCATTCAGCGCCTTGATACGTCTCTTCCCCAGTACGATGAACACAGTGAACAGAGACATTTGGAGCTGAAAGAAATGCAAGCATTGTATGAATATGAAGAGAAATTTCCTGGTGCTCCAGTTCAG ATCAAAGAACTTCCAGAGGATGAATACTTTTCTGAAGATCATAAG TGGGACCTGACAAAACAGAAGACAAAGCTGATCATAGAGAAGAAACTGATTGAGCTCTCATCGTCTGGAGAGAGATGGTCGACATTGGATGACCTCCATAATCTGTATAAGAAATACAAAGACTTGGAAACGCCTGCA GGCATCCACCAATGGAGCAATGATACCAGATTTGGAGCTCAGAGGCTTTGTGGGACGAATCCTGTTCTTATCAAACTCTGCAAGAAGATTCCTGAGAA CTTCGATGTCTCGGCAGACTCCCTGAAGCTGTTCCTGGAAGGATGGTCTTTGGAGCAAATCATAGAAGCGAGGAGGTTGTTCATTGTCGACCTTAAGATTCTGGAGGGAATTCCACACAAAGATAACACAGTG CTCTGTGCTCCGTTAGCCCTCTTCTTCCTGACAATGGACAAAACACTGCGCCCGATTTCAATACAGCTCTTTCAGAAGAGTGGGCCTGATAATCCA GTATTTACCCCATCCGACCCACCATACACCTGGTTGATTGCCAAGATGTGGTACAACAACGCAGATGCTGTCTACCACCAGGCACTCACACACTTAG GTTTCACCCACCTTCTCATGGAGGGCGTGGATATTTGTACACATCGACATTTGTCTCCGTCCCATCCGATGTTCAAACTGCTGGCCCCACACTTCCTCTACCTGCTTGCCATTAATAC GAGGGGTCTTGAAACCCTGATAAGTCCAGACGGTTGGGTGGACAAAACCATGACTGTTGGGAGACAAGGCTTGCTAAAACTGATAGCCAAAGG ATGCAGTGAATGGAGAATGGATGTGAATGGTGATTTTTATAAGGAGCTGGAGAGTAGAGGT GTACACAACCCAACAGTACTAGCCAACTACCACTACAGAGATGATGCAAGTCTACTTCATATCGCAATATCAAACTATGTCAGGAAGATTGTTAAACTGTACTACGGTGCCG ACGAAACAGCCACAGCAGAAGAGAAAATTGTCGAGGATACTGAGTTGCAGGCCTGGGGTGCGGAACTAGCCAGAGATAAAAAGGCAGGAGGCGCTGGAATAAAG GGCGTCCCAGGTAATGGCAAATTCCGTAAACCAGAGCAGCTGATCCAGGTGTTCACGGGCATCATCTTTACCTGTAGCGTCTCCCATGCTGCCGCCAACTTCTCACAGTACGACGAGTATGCGTTCCAGCCTAATTACCCAGCATTCTTGTATGGAGCACCGCCAAAGACAAAG GCTCCTAAACTGGAGGAGGACATCATCAAGATACTACCTGACAAGGCCCACACTTTAGACATCATGATCGTGACCAAACTGCTCAGTACAAGAGGCACCAACCCATTGGGTGACTTTgaggtcatgtacatgtatgatcctAAAGCGCTGAGGATTGTTGACGA CTTTAAGGAAGAACTGAAGAAAGTGAGTCAGACAATAAAACAAAGGAATCAAGACCGCCAGTTCGGGTACTGCATTTTAGATCCCAGTAAAGTGCCCAATTCCATCAGCATTTga